In Amaranthus tricolor cultivar Red isolate AtriRed21 chromosome 3, ASM2621246v1, whole genome shotgun sequence, a single window of DNA contains:
- the LOC130809333 gene encoding probable inactive purple acid phosphatase 2, which translates to MIIHPYLLLHFLLFFVSSSIAAPTITISPTLLTKSGDTIKVDWSNIPNPSKLDWLGIYSPPNSPNHHFIGYFFLSSSPTWESGSGSLSFPLINLRHPYQFRIFRWTESEVDPTKMDHDKNPLPRSKHLLVQSKEVTFEKLNGPEQVHLSFTDRDDEMRVMFIAGDGGKRFVKYGEDEKELKKVVETTVERYEIEHMCDAPANQSVGWRDPGFVHHGVMSNLKKGKRYYYKVGSDSGGWSPTFSFVSRNEDSDETIAFMFGDMGTATPYRTFIRTQDESISTVKWILRDIEALGNKPAFISHIGDISYARGYSWIWDNFFNQIEPVASKVAYHVCIGNHEYDWPLQPWKPEWAAYAKDGGGECGVPYSLKFKMPGNSSFLTGTRAPATRNLYYSFDMGSVHFVYFSTETEFLEGSVQYNFLKHDLENVNRAKTPFVVVQGHRPMYTTSNELRDAALREKMQTHLEPLLVKNNVTLALWGHVHRYERFCPLNKFSCGQMGEKQGGYPVHVVIGMAGQDWQPIWQPRPEHTDMPVFPQPKRSQYRGGEFGYTRLVATKETLTLSYVGNHDGEVHDMVEILATGEVLSGGDLTSSEMTEHLDKTEFIGQSASPIFFQFVKGGSVLLLGAFVGYVIGFVSRSRKDSPTSGNSWLPVKTTEDS; encoded by the exons ATGATCATCCACCcttatcttcttcttcacttTCTTCTCTTCTTTGTTTCTTCCTCCATAGCCGCACCCACAATCACCATATCCCCAACCTTACTCACAAAATCCGGCGATACCATTaaagttgactggtcaaacatACCCAATCCATCAAAACTAGATTGGTTAGGAATTTACTCTCCACCCAATTCACCCAACCACCATTTCATTGGATAtttcttcctttcttcttcACCCACATGGgaatccggatccgggtctctTTCATTTCCTTTGATCAACCTCCGTCACCCTTACCAATTTCGCATCTTCCGATGGACGGAATCCGAGGTGGACCCTACCAAGATGGATCATGACAAGAACCCATTGCCTAGGAGCAAGCATCTCTTGGTCCAATCTAAGGAGGTCACGTTTGAGAAGCTCAATGGGCCGGAGCAGGTCCATTTGTCATTTACAGATAGAGATGATGAGATGAGAGTGATGTTTATTGCTGGGGATGGTGGGAAAAGGTTTGTAAAGTATGGAGAAGATGAGAAAGAGTTAAAGAAGGTGGTTGAAACGACCGTTGAAAGGTATGAAATAGAACATATGTGTGATGCTCCTGCTAATCAGAGTGTTGGTTGGAGAGATCCTGGGTTTGTTCATCATGGAGTTATGTCTAATTTGAAGAAAGGGAAGAGATATTATTATAAG GTTGGAAGTGATTCAGGGGGTTGGAGCCCTACCTTTAGTTTTGTCTCAAGGAATGAGGATTCTGATGAAACTATAGCTTTTATGTTCGGAGACATGGGAACTGCAACACCATATAGAACTTTTATCCGTACACAGGACGAGAGCATATCTACCGTAAAATGGATCCTCCGTGATATAGAAGCTTTAGGAAACAAGCCTGCTTTTATCTCGCATATTGGGGATATTAGCTATGCAAGAGGATATTCATGGATATGGGACAACTTTTTTAACCAGATTGAGCCTGTTGCCTCCAAGGTTGCTTATCATGTCTGCATTGGTAATCATGAGTATGATTGGCCTCTACAACCATGGAAACCAGAATGGGCAGCTTATGCTAAGGATGGAGGCGGTGAATGCGGTGTGCCCTACAGTCTAAAATTCAAAATGCCGGGTAACTCTTCATTTTTAACTGGAACCCGAGCACCAGCCACCCGGAATCTGTACTATTCATTTGATATGGGGTCTGttcattttgtatatttttcaaCCGAGACCGAATTCCTTGAAGGAAGTGTGCAGTACAATTTCTTGAAGCATGATTTGGAGAATGTCAATAGGGCCAAAACTCCATTTGTTGTTGTCCAAGGGCATAGGCCTATGTACACAACTAGTAATGAGCTAAGGGATGCTGCATTAAGAGAGAAGATGCAAACCCACTTGGAACCTCTACTCGTGAAGAACAATGTGACTCTTGCCCTGTGGGGTCATGTCCACAGATATGAAAGGTTTTGTCCGTTGAACAAATTTAGTTGTGGACAAATGGGTGAGAAGCAAGGAGGATATCCTGTTCATGTTGTGATTGGAATGGCAGGGCAGGACTGGCAGCCTATCTGGCAGCCAAGACCAGAACACACTGATATGCCGGTATTTCCACAACCTAAGCGATCACAGTATCGTGGGGGCGAGTTTGGTTATACTAGGCTTGTTGCAACAAAAGAAACGCTCACACTTTCTTATGTGGGAAACCATGATGGAGAAGTGCATGATATGGTTGAGATTCTGGCAACTGGAGAAGTCTTGAGCGGTGGTGATCTTACTAGCAGTGAAATGACCGAGCACCTTGATAAAACTGAATTTATAGGTCAAAGTGCATCACCCATATTCTTCCAGTTTGTGAAAGGAGGGAGCGTCTTGCTACTTGGTGCTTTTGTCGGTTATGTTATTGGGTTTGTTTCTCGTTCTAGAAAAGATTCTCCTACTTCTGGGAATAGTTGGCTCCCTGTTAAGACAACTGAAGATTCTTGA
- the LOC130809332 gene encoding uncharacterized protein LOC130809332 has protein sequence MSSWKDMRPQNWVKTRFESSQMSFKEPNVEADYAAAVAAAAYAINSRDLHVMDQTEPDVQPQFYLPNILSRFVDKTIATAKPFTTPERMSDEHEIARRMMREKIIHPIQSPKRTPTLLKKRLTFTDEQHEVTDMPPFDFIEKAPSFYNAESKDINRMIPTASFSGRNPSVRRNPTFSEAHNMQDAKTTKQEMLPINTFPYSSSLIPTSTEAQPKRSIRYRGMRTDIESDADAWEREQMEKIKARYEKLNATILDWEDNKKKKARRKIETAESEGAKRRPKAMHNYQIEMERIKEISDGAKAQANDKRRNEELKVMEKANKYRETGQPPLSTVCLCF, from the exons ATGTCATCTTGGAAAG ATATGAGACCTCAAAATTGGGTTAAAACACGGTTCGAGTCAAGCCAAATGAGTTTTAAAGAGCCAAATGTGGAAGCAGATTATGCTGCAGCTGTTGCAGCCGCAGCATATGCCATTAACTCTAGGGACTTGCATGTCATGGACCAAACAGAACCAGATGTCCAACCACAATTCTATCTGCCTAATATCTTAAGCAGATTTGTCGACAAAACAATCGCAACCGCAAAACCTTTTACAACACCAGAAAGAATGTCAGATGAACACGAAATTGCAAGAAGGATGATGCGAGAGAAAATCATCCATCCAATACAATCACCTAAAAGAACTCCAACTCTTCTGAAAAAGAGACTAACATTTACCGATGAACAACATGAAGTTACAGATATGCCGCCGTTCGATTTTATTGAAAAGGCTCCAAGTTTTTATAATGCCGAATCGAAGGATATCAATCGGATGATACCGACTGCTTCCTTCTCCGGAAGGAATCCGAGTGTGAGAAGGAATCCGACTTTTAGCGAAGCACATAATATGCAGGATgctaaaacaacaaaacaagaaATGTTACCAATAAATACCTTTCCATATTCATCGTCTCTGATCCCAACTTCGACTGAAGCTCAACCTAAACGGTCAATACGATACAGAGGAATGAGAACAGATATAGAATCAGATGCAGATGCTTGGGAAAGAGAACAGATGGAAAAAATCAAAGCAAG ATATGAGAAACTGAACGCAACGATTTTAGATTGGGAGgacaataagaagaagaaagcCAGACGGAAAATAGAAACAGCAGAG AGTGAAGGGGCAAAAAGGAGGCCAAAAGCCATGCACAATTATCAAATTGAAATGGAAAGAATAAAAGAAATCAGTGATGGAGCAAAAGCACAGGCAAACGATAAACGAAGGAATGAAGAATTGAAGGTAATGGAGAAGGCTAATAAGTACCGAGAAACTGGACAACCTCCTCTATCTACAGTGTGTCTTTGCTTTTAA
- the LOC130809334 gene encoding lysine-rich arabinogalactan protein 19, with protein sequence MANLKCIWVLYFLFLAISLAKAQAPATAPANASPTPPLPPLNPPTTSTPPPISTPPPVASPTVPPVQSSLPPAASPLSPPVQTPTLPPAPVSPPPVQTAPPVPPPVQPPAPTSTPPQLSPAPATVPPAQAPTNPAPVPAPTKPAPAPAPVTVPPTLAPVNEPSTAPAPAPSEGRKRKRHKHKHRRHHHAPAPAPKPPSPPAPPTVESDSSEDTSPAPSPDLNEGISIYQQGYSWRRWVTGLLAVVILVAL encoded by the exons ATGGCCAACCTAAAGTGTATTTGGGTATTATATTTCTTGTTTCTCGCCATATCATTGGCAAAAGCACAAGCGCCAGCAACGGCACCAGCTAATGCTTCTCCAACACCACCCTTACCTCCTTTAAACCCACCAACGACGTCAACCCCACCACCAATTTCCACTCCGCCACCAGTTGCAAGCCCAACAGTTCCCCCCGTGCAAAGCTCACTGCCTCCAGCAGCTTCTCCGTTAAGTCCACCCGTACAAACCCCAACACTACCACCTGCACCAGTAAGTCCACCACCGGTACAAACCGCACCACCAGTCCCGCCTCCAGTTCAACCACCAGCACCTACATCAACTCCACCACAACTTTCACCTGCCCCAGCAACTGTTCCACCAGCACAAGCCCCAACAAATCCGGCTCCTGTACCAGCCCCTACAAAACCAGCTCCTGCACCAGCACCAGTGACTGTGCCACCAACATTGGCACCAGTAAATGAGCCCTCGACTGCACCAGCACCAGCACCATCCGAAgggagaaaaaggaaaaggcaCAAGCATAAGCATAGGAGGCACCATCATGCACCAGCACCAGCCCCAAAACCGCCAAGCCCTCCAGCACCTCCGACAGTGGAATCAGATTCTTCAGAGGACACATCGCCTGCACCATCTCCAGATTTG AATGAAGGAATATCAATTTATCAGCAAGGATACTCATGGAGAAGGTGGGTGACAGGACTCTTAGCAGTTGTGATACTTGTTGCTTTGTGA